Sequence from the Streptomyces sp. NBC_00440 genome:
GGAGACCGGCTCGCGCATGGACGAGGTGATCTTCGAGGAGTTCAAGGGCACCGGCAACATGGAGCTCAAGCTCGACCGGAAGCTCGCCGACAAGCGCATCTTCCCGGCTGTGGACGTCGACCCGTCCGGTACGCGTAAGGAAGAGATCCTCCTCAACGCGGAGGAGCTCGCCATCGTCTGGAAGCTGCGCCGGGTGCTCCACGCGCTCGACTCGCAGCAGGCGATCGAGCTGCTGCTGGACAAGATGAAGAAGACCAAGTCGAACGCCGAGTTCCTGATGCAGATCGCCAAGACGACACCTGCGTCCGGCAACGGCAACGACTGACCTTCCGTCACGGAACGTCAACTGGCCCGCCCCGTCACGGAAGTGACGCGGCGGGCCAGTCGCGTACGGCGGCCGGACCGCCCGCACGCCAGGTCTCCACGCACAGCCTCCACACACCGCTCACGTGCCGCTCACCCGTCCGTCGTGCCGCTCCCGGGCCCGCCGAGATCTTCGCCACAGCGCACGCCCCCGCACCGGCTCACGACAGCCTGCGGCCCCGGAGAGAAAACCCCAGGTGAGGGCCGCTTTTACGGAGAAATCCCGGCTACCGTCCGTGACGTCGGGGCCGCTCCGGAGTCACAGCGCGTTGTGCAACTCTTTCGCGAGAAACGTCGTCTCACTAGTGACGACAGACCGCGCCTGAACTTCGGGACAGGGGGTAGCGGGACCACCGAGAAAGCTGGAGGGGACATGGGCGAGCCGCAGAAGGGCAGCCGAATACGTGGCAGCGGCGCACGCCGCAAGAAGGCCACCTCGCGCCGGAAGGCGCTGATCATCACGGCATGGGTGGCAGCCGGAGTGGTCGTGCTCGGTGGCGGTGGCCTCGGCTTCATCTACTTCAAGCTCGACGGCAATCTCAAGAGCGTCGACATCAACGCCCAGCTCGGCACCGACCGCCCGCACAACGTCGACAACGGTTCGATGGACATCCTGGTGCTCGGCTCCGACTCACGGGCCGGCGCCAACTCCAAGTACGGCAAGGACGAGGGCGGCGCCCGCTCGGACACCGCGATGGTCGTCCACGTGTACAAGGGCCACAAGAAGGCCAGCGTGGTCTCGATACCGCGCGACACCCTGGTCGACCGCCCCGACTGCACCACCTCCAAGGGCGCGAACGCCCCGGGAGCCCAGGAGGCCATGTTCAACACGGCGTACGAGACCGGTGGCCCGGCCTGCGCGGTGAAGACCGTGGAGCAGATGTCCGGGATCCGCATGGACCACTATCTGGAGGTCGACTTCGCCGGCTTCCAGAAGCTGATCGACGACCTGGGCGGCGTACCGGTCACCACCAGCAAGGCCATCAACGACGACAAGAGCCATCTGCATCTGTCCGCGGGCTCCCACACCCTCAACGGGCAGGACGCGCTCGGTCTCGTACGGACCAGGCACGGCGTCGGCGACGGCAGCGACCTCGGGCGAATACAGCTCCAGCAGGCCTTCATCAAGGCGCTCATCACCCAGGTCAAGCACGTGGGGATCTTCAGCAGCCCCGACAAGCTCTACAGCCTCGCGGACACCGCGACCAAGGCCGTCACCACCGACTCGGACATCAGCTCCGTGAAGAGCCTGGCGTCCTTCGCCGACAGCCTCAAGGGCATCGGCGCGGGCTCCACGAAGATGGTGACGATGCCGGTCGAGTACGACCCGGCGGACCCCAACCGCGTCATCCCGCTGGAGGCCAAGTCCAAGCAGGTGTGGGCCGCGCTGAAGCAGGACAAGCCGATTCCGGCCTCCGCCACCAAGGGCTCCGCGGGCGACAAGGGCGAGGCCGGCAAGGTCGTAACGGGCTCGTGAGCAGCCGGGGGAGCCGGATCCCGCGGTGGCGGGCGGAATAGATCCGGTCCGCCCCCGGTTCACCGACTGTCCGAAATTTTGACGGGCGGGCCACTCCTGGCAGACTGGTCCGCTGGCCCCGGTTCACGTACGGACAATTCCGCCCGCACGACCCGGCGCCCTCCCGAAACTAGGAGTCACCTTGAAGCGCGACATCCACCCCGAGTACCACGAGACCCAGGTCAGCTGCACCTGCGGTGCCTCGTTCACCACTCACAGCACCCTCGCCGAAG
This genomic interval carries:
- a CDS encoding LCP family protein — its product is MGEPQKGSRIRGSGARRKKATSRRKALIITAWVAAGVVVLGGGGLGFIYFKLDGNLKSVDINAQLGTDRPHNVDNGSMDILVLGSDSRAGANSKYGKDEGGARSDTAMVVHVYKGHKKASVVSIPRDTLVDRPDCTTSKGANAPGAQEAMFNTAYETGGPACAVKTVEQMSGIRMDHYLEVDFAGFQKLIDDLGGVPVTTSKAINDDKSHLHLSAGSHTLNGQDALGLVRTRHGVGDGSDLGRIQLQQAFIKALITQVKHVGIFSSPDKLYSLADTATKAVTTDSDISSVKSLASFADSLKGIGAGSTKMVTMPVEYDPADPNRVIPLEAKSKQVWAALKQDKPIPASATKGSAGDKGEAGKVVTGS